From one Streptomyces sp. SCSIO 30461 genomic stretch:
- a CDS encoding NAD-dependent epimerase/dehydratase family protein, which produces MRQVLVTGATGTVGGPLVRLLAASGHRVIALLRSPERDSQALPAGVVPVRGDLTDPDSLSAALEGCDTVFHTGGLAEQWLADPSVFERVNVGGTRHLVDAALAVGVECFVHTSTIDVFERIPGRPFDETRLASRALGTAYERTKQDADRLVAAAVAERGLPARFVHPSAVYGPGRADATLNLALAHLARNKVPMLPPGGMPVVFADDVAKGQVLAANAPVGSRWILSDTYLTMREIAQAVAAAAPGAKVPPSMPAPIALAVAALGEGVSRITRRPPLLSFGELHFLRSHSVPDASAARTHLGWTTTPFATGLEATLAAG; this is translated from the coding sequence GTGCGGCAGGTACTGGTCACCGGAGCAACCGGAACCGTGGGGGGACCGCTGGTACGTCTGCTGGCCGCCTCCGGCCACCGCGTGATCGCGTTGCTGCGCTCGCCCGAACGGGACAGCCAGGCGCTGCCCGCGGGAGTGGTCCCGGTACGCGGCGACCTCACCGATCCCGACTCACTGAGCGCGGCTCTCGAAGGATGCGACACGGTGTTCCACACCGGCGGGCTCGCCGAACAGTGGCTGGCCGACCCGTCGGTCTTCGAGCGAGTCAACGTCGGGGGCACTCGGCACCTGGTGGACGCGGCCCTTGCCGTCGGCGTGGAGTGCTTCGTGCACACCAGCACCATCGATGTCTTCGAGCGCATTCCGGGCCGTCCGTTCGACGAGACACGGCTGGCGAGCCGGGCGCTCGGTACCGCCTATGAGCGCACCAAGCAGGATGCCGACCGCCTGGTCGCCGCCGCCGTGGCCGAGCGCGGCCTGCCCGCGCGGTTCGTCCACCCCTCCGCGGTGTACGGGCCCGGGCGCGCCGACGCGACGCTGAACCTCGCCTTGGCTCACCTGGCCCGCAACAAGGTGCCGATGCTGCCGCCGGGCGGTATGCCGGTCGTCTTCGCCGACGACGTGGCCAAGGGGCAGGTCCTGGCGGCGAACGCGCCGGTCGGCTCTCGATGGATCCTGTCCGACACCTATCTGACGATGCGCGAGATCGCCCAGGCCGTGGCAGCCGCCGCCCCCGGGGCCAAAGTCCCGCCGAGCATGCCCGCGCCGATCGCCCTGGCGGTGGCCGCGCTGGGCGAAGGGGTGTCCCGGATCACCCGGCGCCCGCCGCTGCTGTCGTTCGGCGAACTGCACTTCCTGCGCTCGCACTCGGTGCCCGACGCCAGCGCCGCGCGCACCCACCTGGGATGGACCACCACGCCGTTCGCCACGGGGCTGGAGGCGACCCTCGCCGCGGGCTGA